Proteins encoded within one genomic window of Xiphophorus maculatus strain JP 163 A chromosome 11, X_maculatus-5.0-male, whole genome shotgun sequence:
- the LOC102231084 gene encoding transcription initiation factor TFIID subunit 1-like isoform X1, with protein sequence MSDSDSDEDQDRPFSLTGFLFGNINEDGQLEGDSVLDNESKKHLAGLGTLGLGSLITEITANESENKEENRESVSVDSEGWVKSTDDAVDYSDISEVAEDETKKYHQAMGSLQPSRKTDDEDDYDADCEDIDSKLMPPPPPPSLPTPTKKEESPAGTNVGEEGDGIILPSIIAPSSTADKVDFSSSSDSESETERPCQGSGVLGPPDSLTLPLAGIMQKDAAKALPSVTQLFPEFKPGKVLRFLRLFGPGKNMPSVWRSARRKKKRKHRDPQPGTPPPEEDASEPSQEKKSGWIYEYALPPPPEQCLSDDEITMMAPVESKFSQTSGDADKETESRPRVAEWRYGPAQLWYDMLGVPEDGSNFNYGFKLKEDQPNEAEEQDLPKEVTEPPEEVLKEDDNMDVDDDGGDGDKVRRILENELFLMVTQLQWEDDIIWNGEDVKHKGTKTQRASLAGWLPSSMTRNANAYNAQQGLTRSNSQLVPPIPLPIPKASSISGSKREKSSHDNQASLEEDCSWFSIFPIDNEELVYGRWEDNIIWDDQEMDHFLMPPVLTLDPNDENIILEIPDEKEEATSHSPSKENKKETAIKKSRILLGKTGVIKDEPQQNMSQPEVKDPWNLSNDEFYYPKQQGLRGTFGGNIIQHSIPALELRQPFFPTHMGPMKLRQFHRPTLKKYSFGALAQPGPHAVQPLLKHIKKKAKMREQERQAAGGGDMFFMRTPQDLTGKDGDLILAEYSEEYPPLIMQVGMASKIKNYYKRKPGKDPGAPDCKYGETVYCHTSPFLGSLHPGQLLQAFENNLFRAPIYLHKMPETDFLVIRTRHGYYIRELVDIFVVGQECPLFEVPGPNSKRANTHIRDFLQVFIYRLFWKSKDRPRRIRMEDIKKAFPSHSESSIRKRLKLCADFKRTGMDSNWWVLKPDFRLPTEEEIRAMVSPEQCCAYYSMLVAEQRLKDAGYGEKSFFAPEEENEEDFQMKIDDEVRTAPWNTTRAFISAMKGKCLLEVTGVADPTGCGEGFSYVKVPNKPTQQKDDKEPQPVKKTVTGTDADLRRLSLKNAKQLLRKFGVPEEEIKKLSRWEVIDVVRTMSTEQARSGEGPMSKFARGSRFSVAEHQERYKEECQRIFDLQNKVLESTEVLSTDTDSSSAEDSDFEEMGKNIENMLQNKKTSSQLSREREEQERKELQRMLMGEESDRDNKGRKERRKGLSSALSTSSHKDDDTSSVTSLNSSATGRRLKIYRTFRDEDGKEYVRCETVRKASVIDAYTRIRTTKDDEFIRKFALFDEQHREEMRKERRRIQEQLRRLKRNQEKDKIKGPPEKKSKKVKERPDLKVKLKCGACGAIGHMRTNKFCPLYYQTNAPPSNPVAMTEEQEEELEKTVIHNDNEELIKVEGTKIVLGKQLIESADEVRRKSLVLKFPKQQLPPKKKRRVGSAVHCDYLNKPHKAIHRRRTDPMVTLSSVLEGIINDMRDHPNTYPFHTPVNAKVVKDYYKIINRPMDLQTLRENVRKRMYPSREEFREAVELIVKNSATYNGAKHPITQVAQSMLDLCDAKLKEKEDRLVRLEKAINPLLDDDDQVAFSFILDNIVTQKMMVVLDSWPFHHPVNKKFVPDYYKVIVNPMDLETIRKNISKHKYQNREIFLSDVSLIHANSIKYNGPDSPYTKTALEIVDVCKGTLAEYDEHLTQLEKDISTAKEAALDAADLESLDPMTPGPYTPQPADLFDSVASGSLPREPSSLFSEGPLLVAPEKRGGQGRHMRRPGEEDSDVDIEGFEEEDDGKPKTPAPAEDADGDLEDEDDEEMLLPPRRRLHDDDERGHGRSNHPAQSSVLYQDLLMSDGEDDASDEEGDNPFSGIQLSESGSDSEREVDIRPAPPRRAQDTARMGMEQDESMMSYEGVGNEHMEDSNISYGSYEETESRSQMQPSSMGNGEEYGISEEEEEDEEDEARRRGPAVLSQAQLSEDEDSEEFRSIGGDSDMDSDN encoded by the exons ATGTCTGATTCAGACAGCGATGAAGACCAAGACCGACCCTTTTCCCTCACTGGCTTCCTGTTTGGAAACATCAATGAAGATGGCCAGTTAGAGGGAGACAGTGTTCTGGACAAT GAGTCCAAGAAGCATCTTGCTGGTTTGGGGACGTTGGGTCTGGGCTCTCTCATCACCGAGATCACGGCCAATGAGAGCGAGAATaaggaggaaaacagagaatCTGTAAGCGTGGATTCAGAGG GTTGGGTGAAAAGCACAGACGATGCAGTGGACTACTCTGACATCAGTGAAGTTGCTGAGGATGAGACTAAAAAGTACCACCAGGCAATGGGGTCTTTGCAGCCCAGCAGGAAAACAG ATGATGAGGATGATTATGATGCCGACTGTGAGGATATTGACTCAAAGCTAATGCCTCCTCCACCACCGCCTAGTCTTCCTACTCCAACTAAGAAAGAAGAATCGCCCGCCGGTAcaaatg TTGGGGAAGAGGGCGATGGCATCATCTTGCCCTCCATTATTGCACCATCTTCCACTGCCGATAAGGTAGATTTCAGCAGCTCTTCAGACTCTGAGTCGGAGACGGAGCGGCCCTGCCAGGGTTCAGGAGTTCTAGGGCCTCCGGACAGTCTCACCCTTCCTCTTGCGGGCATCATGCAGAAGGATGCTGCCAAGGCGTTACCAAGTGTCACACAGCTCTTTCCAGAGTTTAAGCCCGGCAAG gtTCTTAGGTTTTTACGGCTGTTCGGTCCTGGTAAGAACATGCCTTCAGTTTGGAGGAGTGCCCGCAGGAAGAAGAAGCGGAAACACAGAGACCCTCAGCCGGGGACTCCTCCGCCAGAGGAAGACGCCTCAGAACCAAGTCAGGAGAAAAAGTCTGGATGGATTTATGAGTACGCACTCCCTCCACCCCCAGAACAGTGTCTCTCTGACGATGAG ATAACCATGATGGCTCCAGTGGAATCAAAGTTCTCGCAGACATCCGGGGACGCGGACAAAGAGACAGAGTCTCGACCTAGAGTAGCAGAATGGAGATACGGTCCGGCCCAGCTCTGGTACGACATGCTGGGAGTACCTGAGGACGGAAGCAACTTCAACTACGGGTTCAAACTCAAAGAAGATCAGCCCAATGAGGCTGAAGAGCAAGATCTGCCCAAAGAAGTAACGGAACCTCCTGAAGAG GTTCTGAAGGAAGACGACAACATGGATGTAGATGACGATGGTGGCGATGGAGATAAAGTGAGGCGAATTCTGGAGAACGAACTGTTCCTAATGGTCACTCAGCTCCAGTGGGAGGACGATATCATCTGGAACGGAGAAGATGTAAAACACAAGGGAACCAAGACTCAGAGAGCCAGCTTGGCAGGATGGCTCCCCTCCAGCATGACCCGAAATGCTAACGCTTATAATGCCCAGCAGG GTCTGACCCGAAGCAATTCCCAGCTGGTCCCACCGATACCTCTGCCTATTCCAAAAGCTTCCTCGATCTCTGGCTCGAAGCGGGAAAAAAGCAGCCACGACAATCAAG ccTCTCTAGAAGAAGACTGTTCGTGGTTTTCCATTTTCCCCATTGACAATGAGGAGCTGGTGTACGGCCGCTGGGAAGACAACATCATCTGGGACGACCAGGAGATGGATCACTTTCTCATGCCGCCGGTCCTTACACTGGATCCCAATGATGAGAATATAATACTGG AAATTCCCGATGAAAAGGAGGAGGCAACGTCTCATTCGCCGTCAAAGGAGAATAAGAAGGAGACGGCAATCAAGAAGAGTCGGATTCTGTTGGGGAAGACCGGCGTGATTAAAGACGAGCCACAACAG AACATGTCCCAACCTGAAGTTAAAGATCCCTGGAACCTCTCCAACGATGAGTTCTACTATCCCAAACAGCAAGGCCTGAGAGGAACGTTTGGTGGCAACATTATTCAG CACTCTATTCCAGCACTTGAGCTGAGGCAGCCCTTCTTCCCCACTCACATGGGTCCAATGAAGCTTCGGCAGTTCCATCGACCGACCCTGAAGAAATACTCTTTTGGAGCTTTAGCGCAGCCGGGTCCGCACGCTGTTCAGCCGCTGCTCAAACACATCAAGAAGAAAGCCAAG ATGCGAGAGCAGGAGCGGCAGGCGGCAGGCGGCGGAGACATGTTCTTCATGCGAACGCCGCAGGACTTGACCGGTAAAGACGGGGATCTGATCCTGGCGGAGTACAGCGAGGAATACCCGCCTCTCATCATGCAGGTTGGCATGGCGAGCAAGATCAAAAACTACTACAAAAGG AAACCCGGAAAGGATCCAGGAGCGCCTGACTGTAAATATGGAGAAACAGTTTATTGCCATACCTCCCCTTTCCTTGGTTCTCTTCATCCTGGTCAGCTTCTTCAG GCGTTTGAAAACAACCTCTTCCGTGCTCCAATCTACCTGCACAAGATGCCAGAGACGGATTTTCTCGTCATACGAACTCGACACGGCTACTACATCAGGGAGCTCGTGGACATTTTTGTCGTCGGTCAGGAGTGCCCGTTGTTTGAGGTTCCTGGTCCGAATTCCAAACGTGCCAATACTCACATCAGAGACTTCCTGCAG GTGTTCATTTACCGCTTGTTCTGGAAGAGCAAAGACCGTCCTCGGAGAATCCGCATGGAGGATATAAAGAAAGCTTTTCCCTCACACTCAGAGAGCAGCATCAGGAAGCGGCTCAAGCTCTGCGCTGACTTCAAGCGTAcag GAATGGACTCAAACTGGTGGGTGCTGAAGCCTGACTTCAGGTTgcccacagaagaagaaatcagAGCCATGGTTTCTCCAGAGCAGTGCTGCGCTTACTACAGCATGCTGGTTGCGGAGCAGAGGCTTAAG GATGCTGGGTATGGTGAGAAGTCTTTCTTTGCTCCAGAAGAGGAGAACGAAGAGGATTTTCAAATGAAGATCGATGACGAG GTCCGGACGGCACCGTGGAACACAACCAGAGCCTTCATCTCCGCCATGAAGGGGAAGTGTCTGTTGGAGGTCACGGGAGTGGCAGATCCCACTGGCTGTGGAGAAGGTTTCTCATATGTGAAAGTGCCAAACAAGCCCACTCAACAAAAA gATGACAAAGAGCCACAGCCTGTAAAAAAGACGGTGACCGGAACGGACGCTGACCTGAGGAGGCTCTCTCTGAAGAACGCCAAGCAGCTCCTTCGCAAATTTGGTGTGCCAGAGGAAGAG ATCAAGAAGCTTTCCCGTTGGGAGGTTATTGACGTGGTGAGGACCATGTCCACGGAGCAGGCACGTTCAGGCGAAGGCCCGATGAGCAAGTTCGCTCGAGGCTCTCGCTTCTCTGTCGCCGAACACCAGGAGCGCTACAAGGAGGAGTGTCAGAGGATCTTTGACTTGCAGAACAA AGTGTTGGAGTCCACAGAGGTGTTGTCCACAGACACAGACAGCAGTTCAGCTGAAGATAGCGACTTTGAGGAGATGGGTAAGAACATTGAGAACATGCTGCAGAATAAGAAGACCAGCTCACAGCTTTCCCGCGAGAGGGAGGAGCAGGAAAGGAAGGAACTGCAGAGGATGCTGATGGGCGAGGAGAGCGATCGTGACAACAAGGGACGCAAGGAGCGCCGCAAAGGCTTGT CCAGTGCCTTGTCCACCAGCTCCCACAAAGACGACGACACGTCCTCCGTCACCAGCCTGAACTCGTCGGCTACGGGGCGACGACTCAAGATCTATCGCACCTTCAGGGACGAGGACGGCAAAGAATACGTGCGCTGCGAGACGGTTCGTAAAGCGTCCGTCATCGACGCCTACACCCGGATCAGAACCACCAAGGACGATGAGTTCAT ACGAAAGTTTGCCCTCTTCGATGAGCAGCACAGAGAGGAGATGAGGAAGGAGCGCCGGCGTATTCAAGAGCAGCTCAGGAGGCTGAAGAGAAACCAAGAGAAAGACAAGATCAAAGGACCTCCGGAGAAGAAGTCCAAGAAGGTCAAGGAGAGACCAGACCTCAAGGTAAAA cTGAAGTGCGGCGCGTGTGGAGCCATTGGACACATGAGAACCAACAAATTCTGCCCGCTGTACTACCAAACCAACGCCCCACCCTCCAACCCGGTCGCCATGAcggaagagcaggaggaggagctggaaaaGACTGTGATCCACAACGACAACGAGGAACTCATCAAGGTGGAGGGCACTAAGATTGTACTGGGCAAGCAGCTCATTGAAAG TGCCGATGAGGTGCGCAGAAAGTCTTTGGTGCTCAAGTTTCCCAAGCAGCAACTACCACCAAAGAAGAAGAGACGCGTTGGCAGCGCCGTCCATTGTGATTACCTCAAT aaacCACACAAGGCAATCCACCGCAGACGCACCGACCCCATGGTCACCCTGTCATCGGTGCTGGAGGGAATCATCAACGATATGCGGGATCACCCCAAC ACGTACCCCTTCCACACACCGGTCAACGCCAAGGTCGTCAAGGATTACTACAAGATAATCAATCGGCCCATGGACCTGCAGACGCTGAGGGAGAACGTGCGGAAGCGGATGTACCCATCGAGGGAGGAGTTCCGGGAGGCCGTGGAGCTCATTGTCAAAAACAGCGCCACATACAACG gAGCGAAACATCCCATTACACAAGTGGCGCAGTCCATGCTTGACTTGTGTGATGCTAAGCTGAAAGAG AAAGAGGATCGGCTGGTGAGGCTGGAGAAAGCGATCAACCCCCTTCTGGATGATGACGACCAGGTGGCGTTTTCCTTCATCCTGGACAACATTGTGACTCAGAAAATGATGGTGGTTCTTGAT TCGTGGCCGTTTCACCATCCTGTCAATAAAAAGTTTGTGCCGGATTATTATAAGGTTATTGTAAATCCTATGGATCTGGAGACTATCCGGAAG AACATCTCCAAGCATAAATACCAGAATCGGGAAATATTCCTTTCAGATGTCAGTCTCATCCACGCCAACAGCATCAAATACAATg GTCCAGACAGTCCGTACACCAAGACCGCCCTGGAGATTGTAGATGTGTGCAAAGGAACCTTAGCAGAg TACGATGAGCACCTGACCCAGCTGGAGAAGGACATCTCTACAGCCAAGGAGGCAGCTCTGGACGCAGCAGACTTGGAGAGCCTGGACCCAATGACACCCGGGCCGTACACGCCGCAG CCTGCTGATCTGTTTGACAGCGTGGCTTCAGGGAGTCTACCCAGAGAGCCCAGCAGCCTTTTCTCTGAGGGACCTCTGTTGGTTGCTCCAGAGAAGAGAGGGGGGCAG GGACGGCACATGAGGAGACCAGGAGAGGAGGACTCAGATGTGGACATCGAGGGCTTCGAGGAGGAAGATGATGGGAAACCCAAGACTCCTGCTCCT GCAGAGGACGCCGATGGAGATCTGGAGGACGAAGACGATGAAGAGATGTTGCTGCCGCCTCGCAGGCGGCTGCACGACGACGACGAGCGAGGACACGGGCGGTCGAACCACCCGGCTCAGTCCAGTGTGCTGTACCAGGATCTGCTCATGTCTGATGGAGAGGATGACGCCAGCGACGAAGAAGGGGACAACCCGTTCTCTG GCATTCAGCTATCAGAAAGCGGCAGCGACTCTGAGAGGGAAGTGGATATCCGACCCGCGCCTCCGCGGAGAGCTCAGGATACGGCCCGCATGGGCATGGAGCAGGATGAGAGCATGATGTCGTATGAAGGGGTTGGTAATGAACACATGGAAGACAGCAACATCag CTACGGCAGCTACGAGGAGACGGAGAGTCGCAGTCAAATGCAGCCGTCCAGCATGGGAAACGGCGAAGAGTACGGCAtcagcgaggaggaggaggaagacgaggaagaTGAAGCGCGGAGAAGAGGCCCAGCTGTCCTGTCCCAAGCCCAGCTCAGCGAAGACGAAGACAGCGAGGAGTTCCGATCCATCGGAGGAGACAGTGACATGGACTCTGAT